A window from Paucidesulfovibrio gracilis DSM 16080 encodes these proteins:
- a CDS encoding DUF6884 domain-containing protein, protein MRISDFDFGLMSTWWTSKYLNFSLVWRAVWDRHDQEIRDGLKGLIQQDMNSMNIGYRKMDKATKIFLVSCVKTKQNSACEVSQLYTSDWFQKAKEYTERHCDKWYILFAKYGLIQPDEVLEPYEETLNTKKKPERIAWAEKVISDLEKIISLQDEVTVLAGLKYREFLKPWPEVRGNKVVIPLEGLRSGEQKRGFNENQ, encoded by the coding sequence TTGAGAATCAGTGATTTTGATTTTGGCCTCATGTCCACATGGTGGACGAGCAAGTATTTAAACTTTTCGCTTGTGTGGAGGGCAGTTTGGGATAGGCACGACCAAGAGATCAGGGATGGGTTGAAAGGACTCATCCAACAGGATATGAATTCAATGAATATTGGATATCGAAAAATGGACAAGGCAACGAAAATATTTCTTGTTTCATGCGTAAAGACCAAACAGAACTCAGCCTGTGAAGTTAGTCAGCTGTATACTTCTGACTGGTTCCAGAAAGCCAAAGAGTACACAGAGCGACATTGTGATAAATGGTATATCCTGTTTGCAAAATATGGGCTTATTCAACCAGATGAAGTGCTAGAGCCGTATGAGGAAACTCTGAACACGAAAAAGAAGCCAGAACGGATTGCGTGGGCTGAAAAGGTTATTTCAGACCTTGAAAAGATTATCTCTCTTCAAGATGAAGTAACGGTGCTGGCCGGTTTGAAGTATCGTGAGTTTTTGAAACCTTGGCCCGAAGTGCGAGGCAACAAAGTAGTCATTCCATTGGAAGGATTGCGTAGCGGAGAGCAAAAGAGGGGGTTTAATGAAAACCAATAG
- a CDS encoding MBL fold metallo-hydrolase: MTHSTPSAPSSGPSKDHIFELFRRPDGSWCLDLRAHMLDRPGELADLAAFLAANNANVERFYYNRSEHARLVRLRVGCDSATVSGALMDQMQRMGRLPLQDTTPPTDPALPEIGTITDQDGLLSLKVTLADRPGTLAELAEVLRNHDANVIHMTYDGDEAPGLVRITVATSCPDQVAALLAELNQSGLHFHVQWQGMDGGPIDRVIGLSAVEQFLFRLKTILPPDKLDRLKTLMKSSDEMGRALLDFRRESGEDPESMAVSEVFSNILHLAARSIGKTGNNFVMRLTGPLNVSKEVDLYMLACPTGGNAFLLRTDAEDVLIDTGYGLYYSDVCRWMQCHGFDPARIRRAYVTHPDADHAGWAAPLQEDFGTRVFMHQDASQVFAHENRAHNTGTRLQALNISFTRLITRLTELRPPNVIEGFDPIPGTPETMGGFAVLGGFQVGDISFLTLESLGGHVAGQVFFLAPDHGLLFCGDYLIDVSSLSERDKQTLSIPKYLMTSTNSDSRVFSREMKMLRRFMAELQKQLVPQGITARVCSGHGGLYAVEEMGWARKQEDTKE, encoded by the coding sequence ATGACGCATTCCACACCTTCCGCGCCCTCCAGCGGGCCAAGCAAAGACCATATTTTTGAACTGTTCCGCCGACCTGACGGCTCCTGGTGTCTGGACCTGCGCGCCCATATGCTGGACCGACCGGGCGAGCTTGCGGATCTGGCCGCTTTTCTGGCTGCCAACAACGCCAACGTAGAGCGCTTTTACTACAATCGCTCCGAACACGCCCGACTGGTCCGCTTGCGTGTCGGGTGCGACTCGGCCACGGTAAGCGGCGCGCTCATGGACCAGATGCAACGCATGGGACGGCTGCCGCTTCAGGATACGACCCCCCCCACGGACCCAGCCTTGCCCGAAATTGGAACCATCACGGACCAGGATGGCTTGCTCAGTCTCAAGGTCACGCTGGCGGACCGGCCCGGCACGCTGGCAGAGCTGGCCGAAGTGCTGCGCAATCACGACGCCAACGTGATCCACATGACCTATGACGGTGACGAAGCCCCGGGACTGGTACGTATCACGGTGGCAACATCCTGTCCGGATCAGGTGGCCGCACTGCTGGCGGAACTGAACCAGAGTGGTCTGCACTTCCACGTTCAGTGGCAAGGCATGGACGGCGGTCCTATCGACCGCGTCATCGGCCTTTCCGCTGTGGAACAATTTTTGTTCCGACTCAAGACCATTTTGCCGCCCGACAAGCTGGACCGTCTCAAAACACTGATGAAATCATCGGATGAAATGGGTCGCGCCCTTTTGGATTTTCGTCGGGAATCCGGTGAGGATCCCGAATCCATGGCCGTTTCCGAAGTCTTCAGCAACATTTTGCACCTGGCGGCACGGTCCATCGGCAAAACAGGAAACAACTTCGTCATGCGGTTGACCGGCCCGCTGAACGTAAGCAAAGAAGTGGATTTGTATATGCTGGCCTGCCCCACCGGAGGGAACGCGTTCCTGCTGCGCACCGATGCGGAGGACGTACTCATCGACACGGGGTATGGCTTGTACTATTCCGACGTGTGCCGGTGGATGCAGTGCCACGGGTTTGATCCGGCCCGTATCCGACGTGCCTACGTGACCCACCCGGACGCGGATCACGCGGGTTGGGCCGCCCCGCTCCAGGAGGACTTCGGCACCCGAGTCTTCATGCACCAGGACGCGAGCCAGGTTTTTGCGCATGAAAACCGCGCACACAACACGGGTACCCGCCTGCAGGCCTTGAATATTTCATTCACCCGTCTGATCACCAGACTCACGGAACTGCGTCCCCCCAACGTCATCGAGGGATTTGATCCGATTCCCGGCACACCTGAAACGATGGGAGGATTTGCCGTACTTGGCGGGTTCCAGGTGGGAGATATTTCCTTCCTTACCCTGGAAAGCTTGGGAGGCCATGTGGCGGGGCAGGTCTTTTTCCTGGCCCCGGATCACGGACTGCTCTTTTGCGGCGACTATCTCATCGACGTTTCCAGCCTGTCCGAACGGGATAAGCAAACCCTTTCCATTCCAAAATACCTGATGACGAGCACCAACTCCGACAGCCGCGTATTCAGTAGGGAAATGAAAATGCTGCGCCGGTTCATGGCGGAGCTGCAAAAACAACTGGTCCCCCAAGGCATTACTGCCCGCGTGTGTTCCGGACACGGCGGACTGTACGCTGTGGAGGAAATGGGGTGGGCCAGGAAACAGGAGGATACGAAAGAATGA
- a CDS encoding YwbE family protein: MTVPARKELSPGLRVAIVLKRDQRTGKRTTGVLSTILTKSPTHPHGIKVRLQDGQVGRVQEIIAP, encoded by the coding sequence ATGACTGTCCCCGCCAGAAAAGAACTGTCTCCGGGCCTCCGGGTGGCCATCGTGTTGAAGCGCGATCAGCGCACCGGCAAACGCACGACCGGTGTACTCAGCACGATCCTCACCAAATCCCCGACGCATCCGCATGGGATTAAAGTCCGTCTTCAAGACGGACAAGTGGGCCGGGTGCAGGAAATCATCGCTCCCTGA
- a CDS encoding ATP-binding protein: MPTPAKVLVLLSYHQGYAWTDDQVRGILDVLGENGTNVDISFEYMDTKRFPPKESFPPLAAILQHRYSGQQPDLLLTCDDNALNFIKEYRDALFPAVPVVFCGINDLHMDRIAGIPRISGVAERFDMQATLETALRLHPTARQVVTVTDATPSNKANLEKLRKDYPIFQREGIRFLELHNLSPAQLTKRLSRLGDESVVFYLGYFLAPDGTTFTTRQGTRMVSRATDAPVYSFWDWSMGHGVVGGNMASGFNQGRCAANMARRVLTGESIDAIPVQWDCSSHWLFDARELTRFSIPPNRLPKGSEILFQKHSFLERNRPLALAIVGVFLLLTLATVALSMNILARRRAEQSLKESERRYRMLYEEATEGIFILDEDFCIQDVNPHLCRSLGFAPSQLRGVKLSSLMHKEDLALRPPQITELLMGNTMRLELRLQHKNGQWLFFEISARRLGPAFIQGICHDVTSRNATQVQLQRAKELAEAASRSKSTFLANMSHELRTPLTAAMGMLELLRAKDPRPDQLRHIRSALSACGTLTQLLGDILDISKVEAGRMELEQENFSLNKLINAVRLSHGPSARKRGLQLRIDLSPSLPDRLLGDPARIRQILINLVGNAIKYTEEGHVTLSVDHIGPTDSHTVHLLFTVTDTGIGMPDTLLPSIFDAFTQAEVGSNRKYQGSGLGLQIVKRLVQLMNGSLCMDTEPDRGTVAYLTLCLDRP, from the coding sequence ATGCCCACACCGGCCAAAGTCCTGGTGTTGCTTTCCTATCACCAGGGATACGCCTGGACGGATGATCAAGTTCGCGGAATTCTGGATGTCCTGGGCGAAAACGGCACCAACGTGGACATCTCCTTCGAATACATGGACACGAAGCGCTTCCCGCCCAAGGAAAGCTTTCCTCCGCTGGCCGCCATTCTGCAACACCGTTACTCCGGGCAGCAGCCCGACCTCCTGCTGACCTGCGACGACAACGCCCTCAACTTCATCAAAGAATACCGCGACGCATTGTTCCCCGCCGTGCCTGTGGTCTTTTGCGGCATCAACGACCTGCACATGGACCGCATCGCCGGGATCCCGCGCATCTCCGGCGTTGCAGAACGATTTGACATGCAGGCCACGCTTGAAACCGCATTACGCCTGCACCCCACGGCCCGGCAGGTCGTCACCGTCACCGACGCAACGCCTTCCAACAAGGCCAATCTCGAAAAACTGCGCAAGGATTACCCCATCTTCCAGCGGGAGGGGATCCGGTTTCTTGAACTGCACAACCTTTCCCCCGCGCAGCTCACCAAACGACTTTCCCGCCTGGGTGACGAAAGCGTGGTCTTTTATCTCGGCTATTTCCTCGCTCCCGACGGGACAACCTTCACGACCAGACAGGGAACCCGCATGGTCAGCCGCGCCACAGATGCTCCCGTATATTCCTTTTGGGATTGGAGCATGGGACACGGCGTGGTTGGCGGCAACATGGCAAGCGGATTCAACCAAGGCCGCTGTGCCGCCAACATGGCCCGGCGGGTGCTCACCGGCGAATCCATCGACGCTATCCCCGTCCAATGGGACTGCTCCTCTCACTGGCTTTTCGACGCCAGAGAGCTGACGCGTTTTTCCATCCCACCGAACCGATTGCCCAAGGGCAGTGAAATTCTTTTCCAAAAGCACAGTTTTCTGGAACGCAACAGACCGCTCGCTCTGGCAATCGTCGGAGTCTTTCTGCTGCTCACCCTTGCGACGGTAGCCTTATCCATGAACATCCTGGCGCGCCGCCGCGCCGAGCAAAGCCTCAAGGAAAGTGAACGCCGGTATCGAATGCTCTACGAAGAAGCCACCGAGGGCATTTTCATCCTGGACGAAGACTTTTGCATTCAGGATGTGAACCCGCATCTATGCCGATCTCTGGGCTTCGCCCCCAGCCAACTCCGCGGCGTCAAGCTGTCGAGCCTGATGCACAAAGAAGACCTGGCCCTGCGTCCGCCGCAGATAACGGAACTGCTCATGGGCAATACCATGCGGCTGGAGCTGCGCCTCCAGCATAAAAACGGGCAATGGCTTTTTTTTGAAATCAGCGCACGCCGCCTCGGTCCCGCCTTTATCCAAGGCATTTGCCATGACGTCACCTCACGCAACGCCACCCAGGTGCAACTGCAACGCGCCAAGGAACTGGCGGAAGCGGCCAGCCGTTCCAAATCCACCTTCCTGGCCAACATGAGCCACGAATTGCGCACGCCCCTCACCGCGGCCATGGGCATGCTGGAACTCCTGCGGGCCAAGGATCCCCGCCCGGATCAGCTACGCCATATCCGTAGCGCCCTGTCCGCCTGCGGCACGTTGACCCAGCTTCTCGGTGATATTCTGGACATTTCCAAGGTTGAGGCAGGGCGAATGGAGCTGGAGCAGGAAAACTTCTCTCTAAACAAACTGATCAACGCCGTACGGCTTAGCCATGGTCCCAGCGCCCGCAAGCGTGGATTGCAGCTACGCATCGATCTCTCCCCATCCTTGCCGGACCGGCTGCTGGGAGATCCGGCGCGGATCCGGCAAATTCTCATCAATCTGGTTGGAAATGCAATCAAATACACGGAAGAAGGCCATGTTACCCTGAGCGTTGACCACATCGGCCCGACCGACTCACATACGGTTCATCTGCTGTTCACGGTGACGGACACGGGAATCGGCATGCCGGACACCCTGCTTCCGTCTATCTTTGACGCCTTCACCCAGGCTGAAGTCGGGAGTAATCGAAAATATCAGGGGTCGGGACTGGGGCTTCAAATCGTCAAACGACTGGTTCAACTCATGAACGGCAGCCTGTGCATGGATACGGAGCCAGATCGCGGAACCGTAGCCTATCTCACGCTTTGCCTGGACCGCCCCTAG
- a CDS encoding TOBE domain-containing protein: MTTQGNGRLAPNQTFDVPEGVRYLSAAQAEELEQAFARWRASARTATERRSRRRLDLLFLFLRRTGARLGEALGLDESRDMDLDKGCVRLGNDRSRRSVPLPEPFCREMQWALQAPEAAGLEGCFFQLDPGYVRRVFYARAEACGLPRELAAPRTLRNTRAVELLRNGVPLAVVRDVLGQSSTDLTAVYQHYSGETATTLVRRLGLDDLAERTSARNTFVGRVTEVVRDGVMAQVRMLSRAGTSITAVITVESLVALGLEPEVPVVATIKAPLVGVIPGAEARQGVAVNHVCAEITSVRSSEVLTEYSGITGEGEAVCALVSASGAEVLGLSRGDSAVFHFKALSVVLNTV, from the coding sequence ATGACGACGCAAGGAAATGGACGTTTGGCTCCGAATCAAACTTTTGATGTGCCGGAAGGGGTCCGGTACCTTTCCGCAGCGCAGGCCGAAGAGCTGGAGCAAGCCTTTGCCCGGTGGCGGGCTTCGGCGCGAACAGCGACCGAGCGGCGCTCCAGGCGGCGACTGGATCTTCTCTTTTTGTTTTTGCGGCGCACCGGCGCACGCCTGGGTGAGGCACTGGGGCTGGACGAATCACGGGATATGGATCTTGATAAAGGCTGTGTCCGGCTTGGGAACGACCGGTCACGCCGGAGCGTACCATTGCCGGAGCCGTTTTGCCGTGAGATGCAGTGGGCTTTGCAGGCACCGGAGGCTGCGGGACTGGAGGGCTGTTTTTTTCAGTTGGATCCCGGGTACGTGCGCCGGGTGTTTTATGCCCGGGCCGAGGCGTGCGGTTTGCCGCGGGAGTTGGCCGCTCCTCGGACGCTACGCAATACCAGGGCAGTGGAATTACTGCGCAACGGCGTCCCGCTGGCCGTGGTGCGGGACGTACTAGGGCAGTCCTCTACCGATCTTACCGCCGTGTATCAGCATTACTCCGGGGAAACAGCCACCACACTGGTGCGTCGGTTGGGGCTTGACGATCTGGCCGAACGGACCAGTGCGCGAAATACGTTTGTCGGGCGGGTGACCGAGGTAGTGCGTGACGGCGTTATGGCCCAGGTCCGCATGCTTTCAAGGGCGGGAACGTCGATCACGGCCGTCATTACCGTGGAAAGTCTGGTGGCTTTGGGCCTGGAACCGGAGGTTCCCGTAGTCGCCACCATCAAGGCTCCTCTGGTAGGCGTTATTCCCGGAGCAGAGGCTCGGCAAGGCGTAGCCGTAAACCATGTTTGTGCTGAGATTACTTCGGTGCGTTCTTCCGAGGTGTTGACGGAATATTCCGGCATCACGGGCGAGGGGGAAGCGGTGTGCGCGTTGGTGTCGGCCTCGGGCGCTGAAGTTTTGGGGTTGTCTCGGGGAGATAGCGCGGTGTTTCATTTCAAGGCGTTGTCCGTCGTTTTGAACACCGTGTGA
- the modA gene encoding molybdate ABC transporter substrate-binding protein — MKRLLALVMLLAIALPLPASAADLLVAQAANFMPAMKEIIPVFEQQTGLEVDATYTSTGKLYGQIVNGAPFDVFLAADQRRPDKLFADGLCSEPFVYAKGQIVLWSLNPQLCKGDWTKAAQHTDAVKVAIANVENAPYGNAAMVAMQKAEIWDAMQSRLVFGQNIAQVFQYASTGAADAGFCAYSSVFTEQGQKGCFVEIPQAPDVIQAACILNSAPHSEAAAKFVEFLATPEVAAIKAKYGYK; from the coding sequence ATGAAACGACTCCTCGCCCTTGTGATGCTCCTGGCCATAGCCCTGCCTCTGCCTGCCTCGGCAGCGGATCTGCTTGTGGCCCAGGCCGCCAACTTCATGCCCGCCATGAAGGAAATCATCCCTGTTTTTGAACAACAAACCGGCCTTGAGGTGGATGCCACCTATACATCAACGGGAAAGCTTTACGGCCAGATCGTAAACGGTGCTCCGTTCGACGTTTTTCTTGCCGCTGACCAGCGCCGGCCCGACAAACTCTTTGCGGACGGCCTGTGTTCCGAACCGTTTGTCTATGCCAAAGGGCAGATCGTACTCTGGAGCCTGAATCCCCAGCTTTGCAAAGGCGATTGGACCAAGGCCGCCCAACACACGGACGCCGTCAAAGTGGCCATAGCCAATGTGGAAAACGCCCCATACGGCAACGCCGCCATGGTGGCCATGCAGAAGGCGGAGATATGGGACGCCATGCAGTCGCGGCTCGTATTCGGCCAGAACATCGCCCAGGTGTTCCAATACGCCTCAACGGGTGCGGCTGACGCCGGGTTCTGCGCGTATTCCTCTGTGTTCACCGAGCAAGGTCAAAAAGGTTGCTTCGTAGAAATCCCCCAGGCTCCGGACGTAATTCAGGCGGCCTGCATCCTCAACAGCGCCCCGCATTCCGAGGCAGCGGCCAAATTCGTCGAATTTCTGGCCACACCGGAAGTAGCGGCCATCAAGGCCAAATACGGGTACAAATAG
- the modB gene encoding molybdate ABC transporter permease subunit, with protein MDWSPLLLSAKLALLTTVLIPVAAAPLAYMLAFFRFPGKSLLDAFITLPMVLPPTVLGFGLLVCFGPNAFLGASWEQLFGQRLVFSFSAIVLASLIFNLPFAVQPMRASFEKLDSRLLESASILGLSRTAAFFRVVLPNCLGGLAAASILVFAHSLGEFGVILMVGGSIPGETKVASIAIFEAVEALRYDDAFRMSALLVPVSFVVLLIINRINQRDQ; from the coding sequence ATGGATTGGAGTCCTCTGCTCCTTTCGGCAAAATTGGCGCTGCTGACCACCGTACTTATTCCGGTGGCAGCAGCGCCCCTCGCCTATATGCTCGCCTTTTTCCGTTTTCCCGGCAAAAGCCTGCTGGATGCCTTCATCACGCTCCCCATGGTGCTTCCGCCCACGGTGCTCGGCTTTGGTTTGTTGGTCTGCTTCGGACCAAACGCCTTTCTGGGAGCGTCATGGGAACAGCTCTTCGGGCAGCGACTGGTGTTCAGCTTTTCCGCCATTGTCCTCGCCTCCCTGATTTTCAACCTGCCTTTTGCGGTCCAGCCCATGCGCGCCTCCTTTGAGAAGCTGGACTCCCGCCTGTTGGAAAGCGCATCCATCCTCGGCCTTTCACGCACCGCAGCCTTTTTCCGCGTGGTTTTGCCCAACTGCTTGGGTGGTCTGGCCGCAGCGTCTATCCTGGTCTTCGCCCACAGCCTGGGTGAATTCGGCGTCATCCTCATGGTCGGCGGCTCCATTCCCGGTGAAACCAAGGTGGCCTCCATCGCCATTTTCGAGGCAGTGGAAGCCCTGCGCTACGACGATGCCTTCCGCATGTCCGCCCTGCTTGTCCCGGTAAGCTTTGTGGTGCTGCTGATCATCAACCGCATCAACCAAAGAGACCAATGA
- a CDS encoding ATP-binding cassette domain-containing protein codes for MSLNASIRKRLPHFELNVELCCAPGRLTALVGPSGAGKTTLVRLLAGLERPDQGVITMGDAVWVDTTRRRFVPTRKRGLGLVFQDYCLFPHLSVRQNVAFAATQEHRVDELMERFGIHHLQHRKPSAISGGERQRAAFCQALARNPSLLLLDEPFSALDAATREALRKELKDLKTSLDIPVIHVTHDLAEARYLGDTILPVVSGRVAPDWLERQYVPFLNTSDTLPEPS; via the coding sequence ATGAGCCTGAACGCCTCCATACGCAAACGTCTGCCGCATTTCGAACTGAACGTGGAACTCTGTTGCGCGCCGGGCCGTCTTACCGCGCTCGTGGGTCCGTCAGGTGCCGGAAAGACCACCCTGGTCCGGCTGCTTGCCGGTCTGGAACGACCGGATCAAGGCGTGATCACAATGGGTGATGCCGTCTGGGTGGATACAACGCGGCGACGCTTCGTGCCAACGCGTAAACGCGGCCTCGGCCTCGTGTTTCAAGACTACTGTCTGTTCCCTCATTTGTCGGTACGCCAAAATGTTGCCTTTGCCGCCACACAGGAACACCGCGTGGATGAACTGATGGAACGCTTTGGGATTCATCACCTGCAACATCGCAAACCCTCGGCCATTTCCGGCGGAGAGCGCCAACGGGCCGCCTTTTGCCAGGCACTGGCCCGCAATCCTTCCCTGCTTCTGCTGGATGAGCCGTTCTCCGCCCTGGATGCCGCCACCAGGGAAGCCTTGCGTAAGGAACTCAAAGACCTGAAAACCTCGTTGGACATCCCCGTGATCCACGTCACCCACGACCTTGCCGAGGCCCGCTATCTTGGAGACACGATCCTCCCCGTGGTCAGCGGACGGGTCGCCCCGGACTGGCTGGAGCGTCAGTATGTTCCATTTTTGAACACATCGGACACTCTTCCAGAGCCTTCCTAA
- a CDS encoding molybdopterin-binding protein, with protein MMNSLPVEQAVGKVLCHDMTRIVPGQTKGPAFRKGHIVREEDIPLLLEIGKEHIYVLSLEEGQLHEDDAARRIANAATGPGITLSDPVEGRVNFLADPGLLTINVEALNRINAIEEVALATLHTGQQITSRRPVAGTRVVPLVVDEDKVRRVETICRESGPVVQVKPFARLRVGMVTTGSEVYYGRIEDKFGPVVQRKFEKLGSTIMGQTLSSDDPAMTRDAIDAFIAQGAEMVVVTGGMSVDPDDQTPASIRATGAEVVTYGSPTFPGVMFMLAYKNGVPIVGLPGCVMYYRASIFDLVVPRLLAGEKLTRKDITELGHGGFCAGCDTCRYPVCPFGK; from the coding sequence ATGATGAACAGTCTCCCTGTTGAACAGGCCGTGGGCAAAGTGCTTTGCCACGACATGACCCGTATTGTTCCGGGCCAGACCAAGGGTCCGGCCTTTCGCAAAGGCCACATCGTCCGCGAAGAGGACATCCCCCTGCTGCTGGAAATCGGAAAAGAGCACATCTACGTGCTCAGTCTGGAGGAAGGACAACTCCATGAAGACGACGCGGCCCGGCGCATCGCCAACGCCGCAACCGGTCCCGGCATCACCTTGTCCGACCCTGTGGAAGGGCGCGTCAACTTTCTGGCCGATCCCGGGTTGCTCACCATCAACGTCGAAGCCCTGAACCGTATCAACGCCATCGAAGAAGTCGCCCTGGCCACCCTGCACACCGGTCAGCAGATCACCAGCAGACGGCCCGTGGCCGGAACCCGCGTCGTGCCTTTGGTTGTGGACGAGGACAAAGTCCGCCGGGTCGAGACCATCTGTAGGGAATCCGGCCCGGTGGTTCAGGTCAAACCCTTTGCCCGGCTGCGCGTGGGCATGGTCACCACCGGCAGCGAAGTCTATTACGGCCGCATTGAGGACAAATTCGGCCCCGTGGTGCAACGAAAATTTGAAAAACTCGGCAGCACGATCATGGGCCAGACCCTGTCCAGCGACGATCCGGCCATGACGCGTGACGCCATCGACGCCTTTATCGCCCAGGGAGCGGAAATGGTGGTGGTCACAGGCGGCATGTCCGTGGACCCGGACGACCAGACGCCGGCCAGCATTCGCGCCACAGGAGCCGAAGTGGTCACCTACGGCTCTCCGACCTTCCCGGGCGTCATGTTTATGCTGGCCTACAAAAACGGTGTCCCCATCGTGGGGCTGCCCGGCTGCGTCATGTACTACAGAGCCAGCATTTTCGACCTCGTGGTGCCGCGGCTCCTGGCCGGCGAAAAACTCACCAGAAAAGACATCACGGAATTGGGACACGGCGGATTCTGCGCCGGATGCGACACCTGCCGCTATCCGGTCTGCCCGTTTGGAAAATAG